A genomic window from Lycium barbarum isolate Lr01 chromosome 4, ASM1917538v2, whole genome shotgun sequence includes:
- the LOC132637156 gene encoding uncharacterized protein LOC132637156: MQHLEVQAQICRCFMVRELKESTSDCFTIDINGTVLKFTMREFALMSGLNCVADESEFTYDEEESNRIMNVYFGGTRSKVKRLEFIDCFKNKCWGDNDEDAVKFAILFFINTYIFCGEPRKTSIPRVHFEDGRYVDYPWGKEAFNELIRSISKKYSATTQYYRIHGMPLAMQVWLYECCSRVPSYLAIKSGNSIPRMLNWRSIDSQPKYNILMEGIFRDGKQSSCTFANTIPTSSELESLQLPDVVVCRDTVDKNVLVDANEGTQVTDMPVDDFDDFSTTPPHLSKGKQQQRTNQTDSPPSKRRRQLPTTASTSKKQQIHIEPQTTVKKSHKDQKVAQKPILQKSASPKLNEQMNRPQNTTVLRDVPTISMKEEMQLLRKDFQVFKESVIGEFTSELSKLRTFMDDNFKKLFEAIKVNNSADKAADSEAPEHQTDAGLQLTPEENLRHDSNIQTSPPKHDDESIKGVGPKLHEEVPEIVLTAGNLRADTCKASSEEINRADEGSFNSTEGMVAEMLIELPLETRVPEAGAGIQPGDITDHSTLETPHRFDENITKSQWLIPDKMLPSQIGSSGLSVFHQTGHKGFVMPVMSVDKRIQQPVINAEVVIAQPDVIPTRIVKPSKYFSSPYMTNYGSAKASDLLLRHDKKKGKENRYKKNKQALDPDDINFGFNFGVLHVDDKNWFYLLSMNGQSWNDEHIAVIFYYLRKKGKYDKDNIFKFTTVDCMFFSKIDEIHRAYANPEGTSSVASSENEICEYINGHRMLANVPWHTIDCVLIPVNIKEENHWILIIVPFTDRDCGVYIATFAEYFCSGRGVPSEIDAETLRNRYGALLWEYGWQKADLNAFSDNELPPRPVRSVIDYNAVATVVVN, encoded by the exons ATGCAGCACCTGGAGGTTCAAGCACAAATTTGTAGGTGCTTCATGGTAAGAGAGCTCAAGGAGAGCACTTCTGATTGCTTTACAATTGATATAAATGGTACCGTATTGAAATTTACCATGAGAGAATTTGCCCTTATGAGCGGGCTAAATTGTGTAGCCGATGAAAGTGAATTTACATACGATGAGGAAGAATCGAATAGGATTATGAATGTATATTTTGGTGGAACTAGGAGTAAAGTAAAAAGATTGGAGTTCATTGATTGCTTTAAGAATAAGTGTTGGGGAGATAATGATGAGGACGCTGTTAAGTttgcaattttattttttataaatacatacatcttttgcggtGAGCCTAGGAAAACGAGTATACCAAGGGTTCATTTTGAGGATGGAAGGTATGTAGATTATCCATGGGGCAAAGAAGCTTTTAACGAGTTGATTAGAAGCATCAGCAAGAAGTATTCTGCCACAACACAGTATTATAGGATCCATGGGATGCCACTGGCTATGCAAGTTTGGCTTTATGAGTGTTGTTCAAGAGTTCCGTCGTATCTCGCTATTAAATCCGGAAATTCCATTCCAAGAATGTTGAATTGGAGGTCCATCGACAGTCAGCCAAAATATAATATTTTGATGGAAGGCATTTTTAGAGACGGCAAACAGTCG AGTTGTACATTTGCAAATACAATCCCCACTAGCAGTGAGTTGGAGAGCCTCCAATTGCCTGATGTTGTTGTCTGTCGAGATACAGTAGACAAAAATGTCTTAGTTGATGCCAATGAAGGTACCCAAGTCACAGATATGCCAGTGGATGACTTTGATGATTTCAGTACTACTCCCCCCCACCTTTCGAAGGGCAAACAACAACAACGGACGAATCAGACAGATTCTCCACCTTCAAAGAGACGCAGACAACTTCCTACAACAGCTTCCACATCTAAGAAACAACAAATCCACATCGAACCACAGACAACTGTGAAGAAGAGTCACAAGGATCAAAAGGTTGCTCAAAAGCCTATTTTACAGAAGTCTGCTTCACCAAAGTTGAATGAACAAATGAATAGACCCCAAAACACCACAGTCCTACGTGATGTCCCTACTATATCCATGAAAGAGGAAATGCAATTGCTAAGGAAAGATTTTCAAGTTTTCAAGGAATCA GTCATTGGTGAGTTCACAAGTGAGTTGTCAAAGCTtcgaactttcatggatgacaacTTCAAGAAGCTATTTGAAGCAATCAAGGTGAACAATTCTGCGGACAAG GCTGCCGATAGTGAGGCGCCGGAGCATCAAACTGATGCTGGGCTACAGTTAACGCCTGAAGAAAACTTACGTCATGATTCTAACATTCAAACATCTCCTCCCAAACATGATGATGAGTCAATTAAG GGTGTTGGACCAAAGTTACATGAGGAAGTTCCGGAAATTGTACTGACAGCCGGAAATTTAAGAGCAGATACATGTAAAGCTTCATCTGAAGAGATTAATCGGGCGGATGAAGGATCTTTCAACTCAACAGAG ggaatgGTTGCAGAGATGCTCATTGAGTTGCCTCTAGAAACTCGTGTACCAGAAGCAGGTGCGGGAATACAACCCGGGGACATCACTGATCATTCAACTTTAGAGACGCCACACAGGTTCGATGAGAACATTACTAAGTCACAATGGTTGATCCCTGACAAAATGTTACCAAGCCAAATAGGTTCGTCAGGATTATCTGTGTTTCATCAAACGGGTCACAAAGGATTTGTTATGCCAGTAATGTCTGTTGATAAAAGAATACAACAGCCAGTGATTAATGCGGAAGTTGTAATTGCTCAACCAGATGTTATTCCAACTAGGATAGTCAAACCTAGTAAGTACTTCAGTTCACCTTACATGACCAATTACGGCTCTGCAAAAGCTTCT GATCTACTTCTAAGGCATGATAAAAA AAAGGGTAAGGAAAACCGTTACAAAAAGAATAAGCAAGCTTTGGATCCAGATGACATCAATTTTGGCTTCAACTTTGGTGTGTTACATGTTGATGACAAAAACTGGTTCTATCTCTTATCGATGAATGGCCAGTCTTGGAATGATGAG CATATTGCTGTCATTTTTTACTACTTGCGGAAGAAAGGCAAGTATGACAAGGATAACATATTCAAATTCACAACTGTTGACTGTATGTTCTTCTCcaaaattgatgaaattcatCGTGCATATGCTAATCCGGAGGGGACCAGTAGTGTTGCCAGTTCGGAGAACGAAATATGCGAGTACATTAACGGGCATAGGATGTTGGCTAATGTGCCATGGCATACAATTGATTGTGTTCTCATCCCTGTCAACATCaaagaggaaaatcactggatCTTGATTATAGTGCCATTCACTGACAG gGATTGTGGTGTATATATTGCCACATTTGCTGAATACTTTTGTTCTGGACGAGGCGTTCCATCTGAAATTGATGCAGAAACACTACGTAATAGATACGGGGCATTACTATGGGAATACGGATGGCAAAAGGCTGATTTGAATGCCTTCAGTGACAATGAACTGCCGCCAAGACCAGTTAGATCTGTCATAGATTACAATGCGGTCGCCACAGTAGTTGTTAATTAG